From the Oleiharenicola lentus genome, one window contains:
- a CDS encoding LacI family DNA-binding transcriptional regulator, which produces MTMLAEQSGVSKNTVSLALKNDRRISVETRRRVQQLAEKLGYQRNPVLSHLMAELRKTKVPKFRYTIALLNAHPDSLAMKRHPTIAAWLTGCRRRGESQGYHFDTFWLHDPEINGARLARILRSRGIRGAIVVGLFNQNRLPPQFDSLWPQIACVVTGVRTHEPTLSFCCVDHHALMLEAVKQVLALGYKRPALVLSHTVDHLVEGRFSAGMWFGQQALPTAQRVPTFDKADGSDSCFQRFKKWLERHKPDVILTLHRDIKIWLEDLGYKIPRDIGLVDLEHNPSAQEWAAMEQRNDLSGEAAVDMLISMLYNNESGIPESPRATLGSSHWVPGVTVRKQR; this is translated from the coding sequence ATGACCATGCTCGCCGAGCAATCGGGAGTTTCAAAAAACACGGTTTCACTGGCGCTTAAGAATGACCGCCGTATTTCTGTGGAAACACGGCGGCGGGTGCAGCAGTTGGCGGAGAAGCTGGGCTATCAACGCAATCCTGTGTTGTCCCATCTCATGGCCGAATTGCGAAAGACCAAGGTGCCCAAGTTTCGGTATACGATCGCGCTGTTAAACGCCCACCCCGATTCCCTGGCGATGAAGCGCCACCCCACGATTGCCGCCTGGCTGACCGGTTGTCGCCGCCGGGGTGAATCGCAAGGTTATCACTTCGACACCTTTTGGCTGCATGATCCCGAGATCAACGGTGCGCGCTTGGCTCGTATTCTGCGTTCCCGCGGCATCCGGGGCGCGATTGTTGTGGGGTTGTTCAATCAGAACCGGCTGCCTCCGCAGTTTGACAGCCTGTGGCCGCAAATCGCCTGTGTCGTGACCGGCGTGCGAACGCATGAACCAACCTTGTCCTTCTGCTGCGTTGATCACCATGCCTTGATGCTGGAGGCGGTCAAACAGGTGCTCGCCTTGGGCTACAAGCGCCCCGCCCTTGTTCTCAGCCATACGGTGGACCATCTGGTCGAGGGAAGGTTTTCCGCCGGTATGTGGTTCGGACAGCAGGCACTGCCGACGGCTCAACGGGTGCCTACCTTCGACAAGGCCGACGGTTCCGATAGCTGTTTCCAGCGGTTCAAAAAGTGGCTGGAGAGACACAAGCCAGACGTGATTCTTACCCTGCACCGCGACATCAAAATCTGGCTGGAAGACCTGGGTTATAAGATTCCGCGGGATATCGGGTTGGTTGACCTTGAGCACAACCCATCAGCGCAGGAGTGGGCCGCCATGGAGCAGCGCAACGATCTGTCCGGCGAGGCGGCCGTGGATATGCTCATTTCGATGCTATACAACAATGAGAGCGGAATCCCGGAATCGCCGCGCGCCACCTTGGGCAGTTCTCATTGGGTTCCGGGTGTGACGGTCAGGAAACAGCGGTAA
- a CDS encoding redoxin domain-containing protein, whose protein sequence is MISPVPPFLWSRTKPPVAGLRWILLVLVVLILRLPGADTPSRDLTGHAFDPLDHAPAGTVILLFMATDCPISNRYAPVVNDLVKVFASPTLRFFAVYPDPATTPAAIRKHQWDYGYTLPTLMDPEHTLVRRAGATVTPEVAVFSISAEAGKSPRLVYRGRIDNRHEDIGRSRPNATQDDLREVLKAIVNGTPLELHTTRAVGCYIE, encoded by the coding sequence ATGATCTCCCCTGTTCCACCTTTTCTGTGGTCCCGCACCAAGCCGCCTGTCGCCGGCCTTCGGTGGATACTATTGGTACTGGTCGTCCTGATTCTCAGGCTTCCGGGCGCAGATACCCCGTCGCGCGATCTCACGGGACACGCCTTTGATCCGCTCGACCATGCCCCGGCCGGCACGGTGATTCTGTTGTTCATGGCCACTGATTGTCCGATTTCGAACCGCTACGCTCCGGTGGTGAATGATCTGGTCAAGGTGTTCGCGTCTCCAACCCTGCGGTTTTTCGCCGTATATCCCGACCCCGCCACCACGCCCGCCGCGATCCGAAAACATCAATGGGACTATGGCTACACGCTCCCAACCCTGATGGATCCGGAACATACGCTGGTCAGGCGGGCCGGAGCCACTGTAACACCCGAGGTCGCTGTATTCAGCATATCGGCAGAAGCCGGTAAAAGTCCGCGTTTGGTCTATCGCGGACGTATCGATAACCGCCACGAAGACATTGGACGGTCCCGTCCCAACGCAACCCAGGACGATCTTCGCGAGGTTCTCAAGGCTATCGTCAACGGCACGCCCCTCGAACTCCACACCACCCGTGCTGTGGGCTGCTACATTGAATGA
- a CDS encoding tetratricopeptide repeat protein, with product MLPLPLDRRRYVRTVEFLPESRNAIHHAVIALDPTPGSRARDAADPGPGFDSMDLGQAINPNGHIIGWTPGQIPYEVFPGTAWELAPGTDLILQLHLVPTGRSEFIRPRIGLYFTEESPSVTSTVIQLREYDLDIPAGAVAHEIEETFTLPTSARVFGLYPHAHYLGKDLRVFAELPDGRPQGLIRIPDWDFAWQSDYRLVEPLRLPAGSRIVMRYSYDNSASNPRNPSRPPQRVKAGWRSADEMGEVAIQLLLDRQSDRLLLDEAQARYDLASGVTTATSWYNLAVALDYQDRNAEAEAAYTRALTLDPTLAKAVNNLGVLAEQRGDHTAALRHYQAARVADPQAIETRLNLARLLARQGGIAEARPLLQDALRDQPRNLRVRLTLADLLVAARNAATARSLLDTTPVDLAGDARVLLRRGKLLALAGEAAKARAVLAQAAVAPVFDDEHIDRLTRECHAEARYNLAILAQDTGSIAAVSAELETALSLWPEHPDSLLMSLAVAGARGDHPNQRQLLDRLLELPTERQFPHSTLLEFLPGASGAVLLADALDRKGEHAAARATILTALASARTQAQVSAVQELEAWLKNHMPRPR from the coding sequence GTGCTGCCGCTGCCGCTCGATCGCCGTCGTTACGTCCGCACTGTGGAGTTTCTCCCCGAATCGCGAAATGCGATTCACCATGCCGTCATCGCATTGGACCCGACACCGGGCTCCCGCGCGCGTGATGCCGCCGATCCCGGACCAGGTTTCGATTCGATGGATCTCGGCCAAGCCATCAATCCCAATGGACATATCATCGGTTGGACGCCCGGTCAAATCCCCTACGAGGTGTTTCCGGGCACCGCCTGGGAACTCGCTCCCGGCACTGACCTGATCCTGCAACTGCATCTCGTTCCAACCGGCCGAAGCGAATTCATCCGACCGCGCATCGGCCTGTATTTCACCGAGGAGTCTCCCAGCGTTACCAGCACGGTGATCCAATTGCGCGAATACGACCTGGATATTCCCGCCGGCGCTGTGGCGCACGAAATTGAGGAGACTTTCACCCTTCCCACGTCCGCCCGCGTTTTCGGGCTCTATCCCCACGCCCACTACCTCGGCAAGGATCTGCGGGTGTTCGCCGAGCTGCCCGACGGTCGCCCTCAGGGGCTTATTCGTATCCCCGATTGGGATTTCGCCTGGCAGAGCGACTACCGTTTGGTTGAACCGCTGCGCCTCCCGGCCGGATCCCGCATCGTGATGCGCTACAGCTACGACAATTCCGCCAGCAACCCACGCAACCCCTCTCGCCCGCCGCAACGCGTAAAAGCCGGTTGGCGCTCTGCCGACGAAATGGGCGAAGTCGCGATCCAGCTCCTGCTCGATCGTCAGTCGGACCGCCTGCTTCTTGACGAGGCCCAAGCCCGCTATGATTTGGCCAGTGGCGTTACCACGGCAACCTCATGGTATAATCTGGCGGTCGCACTCGACTATCAGGACCGCAACGCCGAGGCCGAGGCAGCCTATACCCGTGCTCTCACTCTGGACCCCACGCTGGCGAAGGCGGTCAACAATCTCGGCGTGCTCGCCGAACAGCGCGGTGATCACACCGCTGCGCTGCGCCACTATCAGGCGGCCCGGGTGGCCGATCCTCAGGCCATCGAAACCCGCCTGAACCTCGCCCGCCTCCTCGCCCGCCAGGGCGGGATCGCGGAGGCGCGTCCGCTGCTTCAGGACGCCCTGCGTGACCAGCCCAGGAACCTTCGCGTCCGGCTCACGCTGGCTGACCTCCTGGTTGCCGCTCGCAATGCGGCCACCGCCCGCAGTCTCCTCGACACCACTCCGGTCGATCTTGCCGGTGATGCCCGCGTGCTGCTGCGCCGGGGCAAGCTTTTGGCCTTGGCTGGAGAGGCGGCCAAGGCCCGTGCGGTCCTCGCACAAGCCGCCGTTGCCCCTGTCTTCGACGATGAGCATATTGACCGACTCACCCGGGAATGCCACGCGGAAGCCCGCTACAATCTGGCCATCCTCGCCCAAGACACGGGCAGTATCGCCGCGGTCTCCGCAGAACTGGAAACCGCCCTCTCCCTTTGGCCGGAGCATCCTGACTCCCTCCTGATGTCCTTGGCCGTGGCCGGGGCCCGGGGCGATCATCCCAACCAGCGCCAACTGCTGGACCGTTTGCTCGAGCTTCCCACGGAACGTCAATTTCCCCACTCAACCCTGCTGGAATTCCTGCCCGGTGCGTCAGGGGCCGTCCTTCTGGCTGATGCCTTGGATCGAAAAGGGGAACACGCGGCGGCCCGGGCCACGATCTTGACTGCCCTCGCCTCCGCCCGCACCCAAGCCCAGGTCTCCGCGGTGCAGGAACTCGAGGCCTGGCTGAAAAATCATATGCCCCGCCCCCGCTGA
- a CDS encoding mandelate racemase/muconate lactonizing enzyme family protein — protein sequence MKITAVTPLVLGTAWRELLFVKVETDDGLTGWGEVRPLNKTEAVIGYLREAAPRYAIGRDPFETERLVYEMMMGDFGRPGEVAMSALACLEIACWDIKGKALNQPVYRLLGGAVRDRIKLYANGWYRVERTPAAFAQAARAAVAKGYRALKFDPFGNSFFDFSSAEKRLSIRLVEAVRDAVGPDIDLLVEMHGRFTPIGAIEMARDLAPLKPAWFEEPVPPENLKALKKVMDAIAPLGIPVATGERIHTPCDVRELFELQAADILQTDITHFGGLANAKKIAAQAEYAYMRIAPHNVGGPVSTAAALHFNACTPNAMIQENFNDFDESYVMQAAPGVPALAPDGDGCVALPAGPGLGVQVDEALLAAHPTKRVHFNLFKNDWHKRDTKKS from the coding sequence ATGAAGATCACCGCTGTCACTCCGCTAGTCCTGGGTACCGCTTGGCGCGAACTCCTCTTTGTCAAGGTAGAGACCGACGATGGCCTCACCGGTTGGGGCGAGGTTCGCCCGCTCAACAAGACTGAGGCTGTCATCGGCTACCTGCGCGAGGCCGCACCGCGCTACGCCATCGGCCGCGACCCTTTTGAAACCGAACGCCTCGTTTACGAGATGATGATGGGCGACTTCGGTCGCCCGGGAGAAGTAGCCATGTCGGCGCTCGCCTGCCTTGAGATCGCTTGCTGGGACATCAAGGGCAAGGCGCTCAATCAGCCGGTCTATCGTCTGCTTGGTGGCGCAGTGCGCGACCGCATCAAGCTTTACGCCAATGGTTGGTATCGGGTCGAACGCACGCCGGCCGCGTTTGCCCAAGCTGCCCGTGCCGCCGTCGCCAAGGGCTACCGCGCGCTCAAGTTCGATCCCTTCGGAAACTCGTTCTTTGATTTTTCCTCCGCCGAAAAGCGCCTGTCCATCCGCTTGGTCGAGGCGGTGCGCGACGCCGTCGGCCCCGACATAGACCTGCTCGTCGAGATGCACGGCCGCTTCACCCCGATCGGGGCCATCGAGATGGCCCGCGATCTCGCCCCGCTCAAGCCCGCCTGGTTCGAAGAACCCGTCCCGCCCGAGAACCTGAAGGCCCTCAAGAAGGTCATGGACGCCATCGCGCCGCTCGGCATCCCCGTCGCCACCGGGGAGCGGATCCACACTCCCTGCGACGTGCGCGAGTTGTTCGAACTCCAGGCTGCCGACATTCTACAGACCGACATCACCCACTTCGGCGGCCTCGCCAACGCCAAGAAAATCGCGGCCCAGGCCGAGTATGCCTACATGCGCATCGCCCCGCACAACGTCGGCGGCCCCGTCTCCACCGCTGCCGCCCTGCATTTCAACGCCTGCACCCCCAACGCGATGATCCAGGAAAACTTCAACGACTTCGACGAGTCCTACGTGATGCAGGCCGCCCCGGGCGTGCCGGCCCTGGCACCCGACGGCGACGGCTGCGTCGCCCTTCCCGCCGGTCCCGGGCTCGGCGTGCAGGTCGACGAGGCGCTCCTCGCCGCGCATCCCACGAAGCGCGTTCATTTCAACCTGTTCAAAAACGACTGGCACAAGCGCGACACCAAAAAATCATGA
- the araD1 gene encoding AraD1 family protein produces MRLIQFLDPAGSRRVGLVEGDTVRELPEWSTTYALAQAALARGLSLSALIGLSGRGIPHDFDQLLAEQRVLLPFNHPDPAHCSVTGTGLTHLGSAQTRDAMHAKIAGAESTLTDSMRIFRWGVEGGKPADGSPPVQPEWFYKGDGSWLVPPGGPLVRPAFAEDGGEEAEIVGLYLIDVDGTPCRVGYALGNEFSDHVMERKNYLYLAHSKLRTSSFGPELLIGELPASITGNARLLRSGVEVWSGAFHTGEDNMSYRLAGLEHHHFKYAGFRRPGDVHCHFFGTSLLSFAAGVQAQDGDVFEIAAAPFTRPLRNPLRHDSTRTPAVRVL; encoded by the coding sequence ATTCGCCTCATCCAATTCCTCGATCCAGCCGGCTCCCGGCGGGTTGGCCTCGTCGAGGGCGACACTGTGCGCGAATTGCCCGAGTGGTCCACCACCTACGCCCTCGCCCAGGCCGCGCTTGCGCGAGGTTTGAGCCTGAGCGCCCTGATCGGTCTCTCCGGACGCGGAATCCCTCACGATTTTGACCAGCTGCTCGCGGAGCAACGGGTGCTGCTTCCGTTCAATCATCCCGATCCCGCTCACTGTTCTGTCACCGGCACCGGGCTCACCCACCTCGGCAGCGCCCAGACCCGCGATGCCATGCACGCAAAGATCGCCGGCGCCGAGTCCACGCTCACCGACTCGATGCGGATCTTCCGCTGGGGCGTCGAGGGTGGCAAACCCGCCGACGGTTCGCCGCCGGTGCAACCCGAGTGGTTCTACAAGGGCGACGGCTCCTGGCTTGTGCCGCCCGGCGGACCCCTCGTGCGACCGGCGTTCGCCGAAGACGGCGGCGAAGAGGCCGAGATTGTCGGCCTCTACCTCATTGACGTTGATGGCACGCCCTGCCGCGTCGGGTACGCTCTCGGCAACGAATTTTCCGACCACGTGATGGAACGGAAGAACTACCTCTACCTCGCGCACTCCAAGCTGCGCACCTCCTCTTTCGGTCCCGAACTGTTGATCGGAGAACTGCCCGCTTCGATCACCGGCAACGCCCGCCTGCTCCGTAGCGGTGTCGAGGTCTGGTCCGGCGCTTTCCACACCGGCGAGGACAACATGAGCTACCGACTGGCCGGCCTCGAGCACCACCATTTCAAATATGCCGGCTTCCGCCGACCCGGTGACGTGCATTGCCATTTCTTTGGCACCTCGCTCCTGAGCTTCGCGGCCGGCGTGCAGGCCCAGGACGGCGACGTGTTCGAGATCGCCGCCGCCCCTTTCACGCGGCCGCTCCGCAATCCCCTCCGCCACGACTCCACTCGCACTCCGGCCGTCCGGGTCCTTTGA
- a CDS encoding sulfatase has translation MRTFCLLALAVTLPLSAAASERQPHIVMIALDDLNNWIGALGGPAHTPNIDRLAASGRLFTNAYCVTPACNPSRVALLTGLRPETTGQYENEGNFRRKRQGNDQLLTLPQRLQQLGYHTVSAGKIFHQGRGTGPKPNDLSDPVSWNEQYVGGTGTGGAQAYLDEKGWAKWLHGDDHGISNPYGLRSPLWGPIDERKEDTADWKMAGFCAEVIARKHDQPYFLAAGIFRPHAPLLAPKEFFDLYPLDKVLVPYVPPDEFADIPGIARENWSTPLVRAMQQEGEWQRAVQAYLACISYADACVGRILDAIDRSPDRDNTIVILWGDHGWQLGHKDRWEKFSLWKQGTHSPLIIRARGFTPGPSARAVSFLDVTPTVLELAGTSVPAELEGTSLTPQLRDPAAKREKPAVVTYLPGNNSVVFEDWNYIRYADGSEELYNHTVDPAEYTNLMGKPVAEKITALLRPHLPVTPPADLTRNVRTND, from the coding sequence ATGCGCACTTTCTGCCTTCTGGCCCTCGCAGTTACCCTCCCGCTTTCCGCCGCTGCCTCCGAGCGCCAGCCGCACATCGTCATGATCGCACTCGACGATCTCAACAATTGGATCGGCGCGCTCGGTGGACCTGCCCACACCCCCAATATCGACCGCCTCGCCGCTTCCGGCCGGCTTTTCACCAATGCCTACTGCGTCACTCCCGCTTGCAATCCCTCGCGAGTGGCGCTCCTGACCGGCTTGCGTCCGGAAACGACCGGCCAATACGAGAACGAAGGCAATTTTCGCCGTAAACGACAGGGGAACGACCAGCTCCTCACCCTGCCCCAGCGCCTGCAGCAACTTGGCTATCACACGGTCTCCGCCGGCAAGATCTTCCACCAGGGCCGCGGGACCGGCCCGAAACCCAACGACTTGTCCGATCCTGTTTCCTGGAATGAACAATATGTCGGCGGCACGGGCACCGGTGGCGCCCAAGCCTACCTCGATGAGAAAGGCTGGGCCAAATGGCTTCATGGTGACGACCACGGCATCAGCAATCCCTACGGGCTCCGATCCCCTCTCTGGGGACCAATCGATGAACGCAAGGAGGACACCGCCGACTGGAAGATGGCCGGTTTTTGCGCCGAGGTGATCGCCCGGAAACACGACCAACCTTACTTCCTCGCCGCCGGCATTTTCCGCCCCCATGCGCCGTTGCTCGCACCCAAGGAATTCTTCGACCTCTATCCGTTGGACAAGGTGCTTGTGCCCTACGTGCCGCCCGATGAGTTCGCTGATATCCCCGGCATCGCCCGCGAAAACTGGTCCACCCCGCTGGTCCGCGCCATGCAGCAGGAGGGTGAGTGGCAACGCGCTGTCCAGGCCTACCTCGCCTGCATCAGCTACGCGGATGCCTGCGTCGGCCGCATCCTCGATGCCATCGATCGCAGCCCCGACCGCGACAACACCATCGTCATTCTCTGGGGCGACCACGGCTGGCAACTCGGCCACAAGGACCGCTGGGAGAAGTTCTCCCTCTGGAAGCAGGGCACCCATTCCCCGCTCATCATCCGCGCCCGCGGCTTCACCCCCGGCCCCTCCGCCCGCGCCGTCTCCTTTCTCGATGTGACCCCGACGGTGTTGGAACTAGCCGGCACCTCCGTTCCCGCGGAACTCGAGGGCACCAGCCTCACGCCCCAGCTGCGCGATCCCGCCGCCAAGAGGGAAAAACCAGCCGTGGTCACCTATCTGCCCGGCAACAACTCCGTCGTCTTCGAGGACTGGAACTACATCCGCTATGCAGACGGCAGCGAGGAACTCTACAACCACACGGTGGATCCCGCCGAATACACCAACCTCATGGGCAAGCCCGTCGCCGAGAAAATCACAGCTCTGCTCCGTCCGCACCTGCCAGTGACGCCTCCCGCCGACCTCACCCGCAACGTCCGCACCAACGACTGA
- a CDS encoding lactonase family protein, translating to MKGSFLPALLSSTLTLAPAAAPMHLYLGTSTSEGGPGILTATFDADTGTVGELRLAATVVQPGFFALHPTRPILYSTIQTGAPGDAAGAVVAFTIDPATGKLAELGRRATGTAFPVHLSLTPDTRYLLTCSYGGAAAAALPLTPDGGPGAPGPVERFSGSSVHPERQQRAFPHSINADPTGRHVFVCDLGADTIVRFTLSDAGSLQRLDPPVRATAPGAGPRHLRFSADGRHAYVVNELANTLSVYAHDPARAALDEIQTVPLLPADFKGPHTAAEVRLHPNGRFLYASNRGHEEPRLDSITVFAVDPADGRLTLIERVPTGHHPRHFTLDPTGRWLLVAARESDRLELFSLDPATGRLQPHGDTIPVRRPLNLVFFTLDR from the coding sequence ATGAAAGGATCCTTCCTCCCGGCCCTTCTCTCTTCGACCCTCACCCTGGCCCCGGCCGCCGCACCCATGCATCTCTATCTCGGCACATCCACGAGCGAGGGCGGCCCCGGCATTCTCACCGCCACATTCGATGCCGACACTGGCACCGTCGGCGAACTCCGCCTAGCGGCCACCGTGGTTCAACCCGGCTTCTTCGCCCTGCATCCGACGCGCCCCATCCTCTACTCGACGATCCAAACCGGCGCCCCGGGCGACGCCGCCGGGGCCGTGGTTGCATTCACAATTGATCCGGCCACGGGAAAACTTGCCGAACTCGGCCGCCGCGCCACCGGCACGGCCTTTCCTGTCCATCTCTCGCTGACGCCCGACACCCGATACCTGCTCACCTGCAGCTATGGCGGCGCCGCCGCCGCGGCGCTTCCCCTCACCCCTGACGGCGGACCCGGGGCGCCCGGCCCCGTCGAGCGTTTTTCCGGGTCCAGCGTGCATCCCGAGCGTCAGCAACGCGCCTTCCCCCATTCCATCAACGCCGATCCCACCGGCCGCCATGTCTTTGTGTGCGACCTCGGTGCCGACACGATCGTTCGCTTCACGCTCAGCGACGCGGGAAGCCTGCAGCGGCTTGATCCGCCGGTCCGCGCCACCGCTCCCGGCGCCGGTCCGCGTCATCTCCGCTTTTCCGCCGACGGCCGCCACGCCTATGTGGTCAACGAACTGGCCAACACCCTCTCGGTCTACGCCCACGATCCCGCGCGCGCCGCCCTCGATGAGATCCAGACCGTCCCTCTGCTGCCCGCGGATTTCAAGGGGCCACACACCGCCGCGGAGGTCCGCCTCCACCCCAACGGACGCTTTCTCTACGCCTCCAACCGCGGCCACGAGGAACCTAGGCTGGATAGCATCACGGTGTTTGCCGTGGACCCGGCCGACGGCCGGCTGACCTTGATCGAGCGGGTGCCCACCGGTCACCACCCGCGACACTTCACGCTCGACCCCACCGGGCGTTGGTTGCTCGTCGCTGCCCGCGAGTCGGACCGGCTGGAGCTGTTCTCATTGGATCCGGCCACCGGCCGCCTCCAACCCCACGGCGACACCATTCCTGTGCGCCGCCCCCTGAACCTCGTTTTCTTCACTCTTGACCGATAA
- a CDS encoding tetratricopeptide repeat protein, whose protein sequence is MRHLLQCFACLGILGSLCAGPLAQKAKPAVGTTVINSSYNLLRNREPEMTADEHALYTQVVQMIPLQPEFALQLLESLVADDKPESPAFEFVLGSLYLERQRYEDAAKRLRSATERFPEFVRAWLNLGILHYTRGHFREAEPCFARALALGDRAARTYGWLGYCLESTGRGRLAEAAYEQAYLLDRSNVDWAAGLMRVALEAGEWRKAELLLEEMIRLQPAVVQPWLLLASVQQHQGRAIEALATLETAARLEGAGGDVRLQLARAQAAAGLRSEALENYAELRRTHPALGAEHSLAFARSLVAAGRLDEAGGLLEELERNPGEGRADVVARVRAMWLEATGRRNEAVVAWDKLVQRHPLDGEALLQLGRLQRRAGRPGLAALALERAMRIETVQLEATIEQANLALDQHDFAACAGHLRAALALQPSPVLQAQLDRVTLLLESHENTASKH, encoded by the coding sequence ATGCGCCACCTGCTGCAGTGTTTCGCGTGTCTGGGGATCCTTGGCTCGCTGTGCGCGGGTCCGCTGGCGCAGAAGGCCAAGCCCGCGGTCGGGACGACGGTCATCAACAGCAGTTACAATCTTCTGCGCAACCGTGAACCCGAAATGACCGCCGACGAGCACGCGCTTTACACGCAGGTCGTGCAGATGATTCCATTGCAGCCGGAGTTTGCCCTGCAATTGCTCGAATCGCTCGTGGCTGACGACAAGCCGGAGAGCCCGGCCTTTGAGTTCGTTTTGGGCAGCCTTTACCTCGAGCGACAGCGTTATGAAGACGCCGCCAAGCGGCTGCGATCCGCCACCGAGCGGTTCCCGGAGTTTGTCCGCGCTTGGCTCAACCTGGGGATACTGCACTACACCCGGGGTCACTTTCGCGAGGCTGAGCCCTGTTTTGCCCGCGCCCTAGCCTTGGGCGACCGGGCGGCACGCACCTACGGCTGGCTGGGCTACTGCCTGGAGTCCACGGGCCGCGGCCGATTGGCGGAGGCGGCCTACGAGCAGGCCTATCTGCTTGACCGGAGCAATGTGGACTGGGCCGCGGGCCTGATGCGGGTGGCGCTCGAGGCCGGCGAATGGCGCAAGGCCGAGTTGTTGCTGGAAGAGATGATCCGCCTGCAACCGGCGGTGGTGCAGCCCTGGCTACTGCTGGCCAGCGTCCAACAGCATCAGGGCCGGGCCATCGAGGCGCTGGCTACGTTGGAAACCGCGGCCCGACTCGAAGGAGCCGGAGGCGACGTTCGGTTGCAGCTGGCCCGCGCGCAGGCGGCCGCCGGGCTCCGGAGCGAGGCGCTGGAGAACTATGCGGAACTGAGACGGACACATCCGGCGCTGGGCGCGGAGCACTCGCTGGCTTTCGCCCGGAGTCTTGTCGCGGCCGGCCGGCTTGATGAAGCCGGGGGACTCTTGGAGGAACTGGAGCGCAACCCCGGGGAAGGCCGTGCGGATGTCGTCGCGCGGGTGCGCGCAATGTGGCTGGAGGCTACCGGTCGCCGAAACGAGGCGGTGGTTGCTTGGGATAAACTCGTCCAGCGGCATCCCCTTGACGGCGAGGCATTGCTGCAGCTGGGCCGTTTGCAGCGGCGGGCCGGACGCCCCGGCTTGGCCGCACTCGCTCTGGAGCGGGCCATGCGAATCGAGACCGTGCAGCTCGAAGCTACCATCGAACAGGCCAATCTCGCGCTCGACCAACACGATTTCGCCGCCTGCGCCGGGCACTTGCGCGCAGCCCTGGCGCTGCAGCCTTCACCGGTGCTGCAGGCCCAATTGGACCGCGTCACCCTTCTGTTGGAGTCTCATGAAAACACCGCCTCGAAACACTAG
- a CDS encoding TonB family protein, producing MKPVSDAVELGSPDNLARGHRLLAVAGGVGGSGLILLGFAWLNQRDVDPVPDPAIPWAVEMAMPPPPPPPVPPIPEPPAGGATVPREIAPVRAPAPEAPAFVSLQDIRLAAPRPESRVDLHFAREAFMPEVQPGGLQWERTFTAGEVERVPVALDPRIPQVDYSLLPRDRRSAVVLLFVVTAKGKVSKLQLVQGVHRRIDPVVIDAVRRWNFQPAVKQGRAVDCWVQQPIVLQRPGVANPYAL from the coding sequence ATGAAGCCGGTTTCTGACGCGGTGGAACTGGGATCGCCGGACAACCTGGCGCGCGGCCACCGGCTGCTCGCGGTTGCAGGTGGAGTGGGCGGCAGCGGCTTGATTCTGCTGGGGTTTGCCTGGTTGAACCAGCGGGATGTGGATCCGGTGCCCGATCCCGCGATTCCCTGGGCCGTTGAGATGGCGATGCCGCCACCGCCGCCACCGCCCGTGCCGCCCATCCCTGAACCGCCGGCAGGGGGAGCGACGGTGCCGAGGGAAATCGCACCGGTCCGTGCGCCCGCGCCGGAAGCGCCAGCCTTCGTGTCGCTGCAGGATATCAGATTGGCGGCGCCCCGGCCCGAATCCCGTGTGGATCTGCACTTCGCCCGGGAGGCTTTCATGCCCGAGGTGCAACCAGGCGGCTTGCAGTGGGAGCGCACCTTCACTGCCGGCGAGGTGGAGCGAGTCCCGGTGGCGCTCGATCCGCGGATTCCCCAAGTGGACTACTCACTCCTCCCACGCGACCGCCGGTCGGCCGTCGTTCTGCTCTTTGTGGTCACGGCCAAGGGCAAGGTGAGCAAGCTCCAACTGGTGCAGGGCGTGCATCGCCGGATCGATCCCGTGGTGATCGATGCCGTTCGCCGCTGGAATTTCCAGCCGGCCGTCAAGCAGGGACGTGCGGTGGATTGTTGGGTGCAGCAGCCGATTGTGCTCCAGCGTCCAGGAGTAGCCAATCCTTACGCCCTGTGA
- a CDS encoding ExbD/TolR family protein: MRILRQHQAATSTAPAIDLTPMLDCMFILLIFFVVSSVFVQEPGIDVEKPDVRGVTRPESDALLVAVTSDNHIYYDGQPVSAAQLATVLRRAAVRPEQLLVIRADRAATHGSFATVYAAAREAGLTRVRFATVEEGSP, encoded by the coding sequence ATGAGAATCCTCCGCCAACATCAGGCTGCCACCTCCACGGCACCGGCGATCGACCTGACGCCGATGCTCGACTGCATGTTCATCCTCCTGATCTTCTTTGTGGTCTCGAGTGTGTTTGTTCAGGAACCCGGTATCGACGTTGAGAAGCCGGATGTGCGCGGGGTCACCCGCCCCGAGAGCGATGCGCTCTTGGTCGCTGTAACATCGGACAACCATATCTACTACGACGGGCAGCCAGTCAGTGCGGCGCAACTTGCGACGGTGCTTCGCCGGGCTGCTGTCCGGCCTGAACAGCTGCTGGTTATCCGTGCCGACCGGGCCGCGACGCACGGGAGCTTTGCAACGGTTTACGCTGCGGCGCGGGAGGCAGGCCTGACCCGCGTGCGATTTGCGACCGTGGAGGAAGGATCGCCATGA